A window of Candidatus Hydrogenedentota bacterium contains these coding sequences:
- a CDS encoding L-fucose/L-arabinose isomerase family protein has translation MYGDSLKQHLRVGLFGIGLDTYWPQFKGLHERLCGYQGQIRERMAGLGAEVVDAGLVDSVPRAREAAEMFRREGVDLLFLYVSTYALSSTVLPVVQRAGVPVVVLNLQPTAALDYEAFNALGDRGLMTGEWLANCQACSAPEIACVFNRAGIDYHLVTGTLDDAEAWREISDWVEAARVAAVMRNNRVGVLGHYYCGMLDVYSDMTQQAAVLGCHFELLEMCRLRELRDAVTDAQVGGKLGQFRQEFEVSPECSEAELLRAAKTSCALDELVRQHDIGAMAYYYEGAPGNEYENIVTSVIAGNSLLTAHGVPVAGECEIKNVQAMKILDAFGAGGSFSEFYLMDFLDDVVLLGHDGPGHMAIADGPVKLVPLPIYHGKPGQGLSIEMKVKNGPVTLLSVVQDGQGRLKLLAAEGESVPGPIMHIGNTNSRYRFSMGAKNFVNAWSNAGPAHHCAIGVGHVADKLAKLAALWKIECVRVC, from the coding sequence ATGTATGGCGATTCCTTGAAACAACATCTTCGCGTCGGACTTTTCGGCATCGGGTTGGACACTTACTGGCCGCAGTTCAAGGGGCTGCATGAACGGCTCTGCGGCTACCAGGGGCAAATCCGCGAACGCATGGCGGGGCTGGGCGCGGAAGTGGTGGACGCGGGCCTGGTGGACAGCGTTCCCAGGGCGCGGGAGGCCGCGGAAATGTTCCGGCGCGAGGGCGTGGACCTGCTTTTCCTGTACGTCTCCACCTACGCCCTCAGTTCCACCGTGCTGCCCGTGGTCCAGCGCGCGGGCGTGCCCGTGGTGGTGCTCAACCTCCAGCCGACAGCCGCACTGGACTACGAGGCGTTCAACGCCCTGGGCGACCGGGGGTTGATGACCGGCGAGTGGCTGGCCAACTGCCAGGCCTGCTCCGCGCCGGAAATCGCCTGCGTCTTCAATCGCGCCGGAATTGACTACCACCTGGTGACGGGCACCCTGGACGACGCCGAGGCCTGGCGGGAAATCAGCGACTGGGTGGAGGCGGCCCGCGTGGCGGCGGTGATGCGGAACAACCGGGTCGGCGTGCTGGGGCATTACTACTGCGGCATGCTGGATGTCTACAGCGACATGACCCAGCAGGCGGCGGTGCTTGGGTGTCACTTCGAACTGCTGGAAATGTGCCGGCTGCGGGAACTCCGGGACGCGGTGACAGACGCGCAGGTGGGGGGGAAGCTCGGGCAGTTCCGGCAGGAGTTCGAGGTTTCACCGGAGTGTTCCGAGGCGGAGCTGCTCCGCGCGGCCAAAACCTCGTGCGCGCTGGATGAACTGGTCCGTCAACATGACATCGGCGCCATGGCCTACTACTACGAGGGCGCGCCGGGCAATGAATACGAGAACATCGTGACCTCCGTCATTGCCGGGAACTCCCTGCTCACCGCCCACGGCGTGCCCGTGGCAGGCGAATGCGAGATAAAAAATGTCCAGGCCATGAAGATACTGGACGCCTTCGGCGCGGGAGGCTCCTTCTCCGAGTTCTACCTGATGGACTTCCTGGACGACGTGGTCCTCCTCGGCCATGACGGCCCCGGCCACATGGCCATCGCGGACGGTCCGGTGAAACTGGTCCCCCTCCCCATCTACCACGGCAAACCGGGGCAGGGACTCTCCATCGAGATGAAGGTGAAAAACGGGCCCGTGACCCTGCTTTCGGTCGTGCAGGACGGCCAGGGCCGGCTCAAACTGCTGGCGGCCGAGGGGGAGTCCGTTCCCGGACCCATCATGCACATCGGCAACACCAACAGCAGATACCGGTTCAGCATGGGCGCGAAGAATTTCGTGAACGCATGGTCCAACGCCGGACCCGCCCACCACTGCGCCATCGGCGTGGGACATGTCGCGGACAAGCTGGCAAAACTGGCCGCCCTCTGGAAAATAGAATGCGTCCGCGTCTGTTAA